ACATCTCTACCCATACTTTGTATTTATCCCTTTGTACAGAAATATTTTGTAAAAGGTTTTATGGTCGGTTCGGTAAAAGGATAATTGAAAATGAAAATTGAAAAAATAAAGGGGCTCATCGCAGCACCTCCAACAGGCTTTACGGAAGAAGGAGCTGTTGATCTATCGGTCGTTTCCCCTCTGGCTGAACACTTAGAAAAACAAGGGGTCCGGGGTGTTTTTATTAATGGAACAACTGGTGAAGGGGCTTCTCTCAGTAGTAAAGAAAGAATCCAATTAGCAGAACAATGGCGTAGGGTATTACCCCGGGAAATGCTGTTAATTGTTCATGTGGGCCACAGCAGTGCTGAGGAAAGCAGGGAATTGGCTTTGCATGCGGGTCGTATAGGGGCAGATGCTGTCGCATCTATTGCTCCTGGTTTTTATAAACCAAGCAATATGGATGATCTGATAAATTGGTGTGACCCTATTGCTTCTGCTGTACCTGAGCTTCCCTTCTATTTTTATCATATGCCTTCCATGAATGGTGTTAATATGAATATTGCGAAACTAATACCGAAAATTAAAGCCCATATTCCCAACTTTGCGGGAGTTAAATACACTTTTGAGACTATGGGTGATTATTTTGAGTCAGTTCAATCTAACCCTGAATTGAATATCCTGTGGGGTCGCGATGAAATGCTCCTGGGAGCATTGGCAATGGGTGCAAAAGGTGCTGTGGGTTCAATCTACAATATTGCATCACCACTTTTTTTAAAGATGATTGAAAATTATGATAATTTGGAAATTGACGCTGCACAGGTTTTGCAATTCCAGATAATTAAACTAATAAATATCATTGTTAAAAATGGTAATTTCTTTTCATCATTAAAAAAAGTATTGGCTTTACAGGGAGTTCCTATTTCATATACAACAAGAGCTCCTTTAGGAACACTGACAGAGGATCAATCAAAGGAACTTGTAGATAGTCTTCAAGATTGGAAAAACGAATGGAGTACGTTATTGTTCTAGTTTAATTAATGATGTTTATGAACTATGAACTATGAACAAGTTTTTGTTCCAATTCAAGTCCTTGTGGACCCAATTAAGATACTCATTTCGAGTGTCTTTTTTATAAACCCTTTCGGGGAATAAGATTCACCAAATTACAGTAAAACAAGCACCTACTTATGGTAGGACGCTTGAATCTGATGGAATTATCAATCGAAAAGTTTATAAGAAGGGTCCTGCAGAGCTGTAAGGACAGATTCAAAACTAAAAAATCGTCAATCCTTCATAGATTCGTAAATATCTTCCATAGATTTATGGTTCTGCATCAATACTTCAAATATTTGCTGTCCGAATATCTCAGAACCGGTCTCTCCGGAACGATTATCCAGGCTTAGTATCTCCAGAGTCTCTTTATGGGTGAATCCTTTTTTATATTGTCTGTTTGATCTAAGAGCATCATATCTATCTGCCAGGGATACAACTAATGCTTCCATAGGTATTTCCTCCGCTTTTAATGGCTGTAACTTGTTATAGAACGCAGGTTCCCGACCGGTAAGATCAGTCCACTCCCCATCGGGTTGCTTTATTCCTGGATATCCTTTCCCATTCCATTGCTGATGGTGGCAGATTGCAATAGTGCAGGCCAGCTTCAGATTTTCATCCTCTTTGCCATACTCCATCATTTTATTTAAGATCTGGCCACCATAGATAGTGTGCATTTGCATCTCTATGCGTTCTTCAGCTGTAAATGCCCGGGGCAGCTTCACCAGATGGGGTACAGCGACTTTGCCGATATCATGTATTGCCGCTACTTGAGATATAGCCTGCACTGTTTTTTTAGGAAACCCCATTTTCTCAGCTATGAATGAGGAAAATTCATTTACCCTGTAGATATGCCTTCCCGTGACTTCATCACTGAATTCACTGGCAGCGCAGAGACCTTCAATGGACTGGGTGAACCTGTCCCGGTTCTCCTGGGCAAGGGCCTGCAGACTATTTATAGTCCATGCTGTGTTCACTTGAATTTCAATGGCAATTTTGTCCTGAGGCCCCATAGAACCCTGATGGTTAAAAGCTATAATTGACAATTCCCCGCTATGGAAATTTACAAAATTACTAATAGGCTCATCCAGATAATTCTGAACTTCCGGTGCAAAGGGAAAACTTTTAAAAAACTCTTCTCTATCGGGATAATCTGCTTCGTTTCCAGATACCAGACCATGTTGTTTTCGACTGGCGAGGAGAGAGACTTCTGAATCTTTTTGAATATTAATAAGATGTGAGCTTTCAATATCCCGTTCACCCAGTTTATATATTTTACCGCTAAAAAAATTATCTTTTTTTTCTGCAATAAATACACTTGAATACTGATGAGAGATTACCAATTCTGCCATTTGTGCCCAGGTATCCTTAAAATCCAGTTGATCTTCAATATCTACTTGAAACTGCTGACTGAATTTCTGAATTTCTCTCAGCTGTTTAATTAATCCTTTATTAGCCGTTATGTTCGTAAACCAGACTAGAATCATTTCCGGCTGCTGAGGATTCTCCATACTTTGAATTTCATACCAACAGGCTTCCGGATCAAAATATAATTCCTGAGAGATCTTATTATTGGAACTTATACGTTTTAAAGTTTCAGTCAGAATATCTTCATCGCTGAACTGATTGAAATTTGTAATATCATATT
Above is a window of Oceanispirochaeta sp. M1 DNA encoding:
- a CDS encoding dihydrodipicolinate synthase family protein, whose product is MKIEKIKGLIAAPPTGFTEEGAVDLSVVSPLAEHLEKQGVRGVFINGTTGEGASLSSKERIQLAEQWRRVLPREMLLIVHVGHSSAEESRELALHAGRIGADAVASIAPGFYKPSNMDDLINWCDPIASAVPELPFYFYHMPSMNGVNMNIAKLIPKIKAHIPNFAGVKYTFETMGDYFESVQSNPELNILWGRDEMLLGALAMGAKGAVGSIYNIASPLFLKMIENYDNLEIDAAQVLQFQIIKLINIIVKNGNFFSSLKKVLALQGVPISYTTRAPLGTLTEDQSKELVDSLQDWKNEWSTLLF
- a CDS encoding HD-GYP domain-containing protein, whose product is MIRNFFSVFIKEFIDYRIYLTALFIGGVINWTTMGTPFYSWIPFMVPILVQVFSRTMMKIQYQSREQLLLLPSMRKDPAFVMNKVGDILYSQGNTKDFLNKYDITNFNQFSDEDILTETLKRISSNNKISQELYFDPEACWYEIQSMENPQQPEMILVWFTNITANKGLIKQLREIQKFSQQFQVDIEDQLDFKDTWAQMAELVISHQYSSVFIAEKKDNFFSGKIYKLGERDIESSHLINIQKDSEVSLLASRKQHGLVSGNEADYPDREEFFKSFPFAPEVQNYLDEPISNFVNFHSGELSIIAFNHQGSMGPQDKIAIEIQVNTAWTINSLQALAQENRDRFTQSIEGLCAASEFSDEVTGRHIYRVNEFSSFIAEKMGFPKKTVQAISQVAAIHDIGKVAVPHLVKLPRAFTAEERIEMQMHTIYGGQILNKMMEYGKEDENLKLACTIAICHHQQWNGKGYPGIKQPDGEWTDLTGREPAFYNKLQPLKAEEIPMEALVVSLADRYDALRSNRQYKKGFTHKETLEILSLDNRSGETGSEIFGQQIFEVLMQNHKSMEDIYESMKD